GCATCCTGGACGAAAACGATCTTTCCCCGGACGACATGGGGCTCCTGGTCCCCCACCAGGCCAATATACGCATCATCGACGCGGTTTCCAAAAAACTGGATCTGCCGTCGGAAAAAGTGGCCGTCAACCTGGAGAAATACGGCAACACCACCGCCGCCACCATCCCCATCGCCCTGGCCGAGGCCTATGAAGAGGGAAAAATCGAAAAAGGCGACTGGGTGGTGATCTCGGCTTTCGGAGCGGGCTTCACATGGGGAAGCGCCCTTTTTAAATGGGCCATGGACAAACCGTGACCCCGGATTCCTCCAGTATCCCCGGGGACCCTGGGGGCCTTTTTCCCGGGGAAGCCGACGCCGATTTTCAAAAAGAGGCGGAAAAAGTCTCGTCCTTCAGCGACTTTGTGTCCGGATACATGGCCCGGAGCCCAAAGGCCTTTTCCCGTCTTGTAAAAAGCGGAGACCTCCACGCGCCTTACCCCCCCGGGGAATACGAAAAACGCCTGAGCGCCCTGCTCCCCGGGTCCCAGGACCCTCCCATCGCCTTTCCGGACCTTCAGCGGCTTTTACGACAATTCAGAAACCGGGAAATGGTTCGAATCGCCTGGCGGGATCTGTCGGACCGGGCCGACCTGTTTGAGACCATGCGCGGTCTTTCCGACCTGGCCGACGCCTGCCTGGATTTGCCCCTGTCCCTTTTGACCCGGGACCTGTCCGCCAAATGGGGGACCCCGGTTTCCGCGGACAAAACGCCCCAGGGAATGGTGGTCCTGGGGATGGGAAAGCTCGGGGGCCGGGAGCTGAACTTTTCCTCGGACATCGACCTGATATTCGCCCACCCGGAGCCGGGCCGGACCTCGGGCGGAGAAAAAACCATTGAAAACGAAGAGTTCTTCAACCGCCTGGCCACCCTTTTGACCCGGGCGCTGGGAGAGAAAACCCCGGACGGATTTGTGTTCAGGATCGATCTGAGACTTCGTCCCCACGGGGAGAGCGGCCCGATGGTCATGAGCTTCGGGGCCATGGAGGATTATTACCAGCGCCACGGCCGGGAATGGGAGCGCTACGCCATGATCAAGGCCCGGGTGGCGGCCGGGGATAAAATCGCGGGCCGTCGGCTCATGGACACGCTCAAACCCTTTGTTTTCCGGCGTTACCTTGACTTCGGCGCCTTTGAGTCCTTAAGGGACATGAAACACATGATCTCCCTGGATGTGAAACGCAAAAAAATGGCGGCCAACATCAAGCTGGGCCCCGGCGGCATACGGGAGGTGGAATTTTTCGGCCAGGTGTTTCAGCTGATCCGGGGAGGCATATCCCCGGACCTTCAGGACCGGAGCATCCTGAATGTGCTGAGCGTCCTTGAAAAAAAAGGCCTCATCCCCGCGAAAGTCAGGGAGGAGCTTCACCGGGCGTATGTGTTCCTGCGGATGACGGAAAACCGGCTCCAGGAATTTTCCGATTTAAAAGTCCATGACCTTCCCCGGGACCCTTCGGGCCGAAAACGGCTGGCCGCTTCCCTGGGTTTTTCGGAGTGGGACGTTTTTGAATCAGCCCTGGGGGAAAAAATGGCCGACGTCCACCACCATTTCAGCCGGCTTTTGACCCCGGAAGATGAAAAAAAAGACACAGACCCGGGCCTGGACGCCTTGAAAAGCGTGTGGCGCCGCCCCGGGGACGATTCGGCGGCCGGGGCCGCTCTTAAGGCGGCGGGCTATCCCGACCCCGGGGCCGTGCTGGACCGGCTCAAAGGATTAAAGGGATCGGCGGCCACCCGGTCCCTGGGATCGGGAGCGCGGAAACTTCTGGACCGGCTGGTCCCGGCCGCGCTCAAAGAAACATCCACGGCGCCCGACCCTTCGTCGGCCGCCGTGCGAATCCTGGATTTTATCCACGCCATTGAAAGACGGGCCTGTTACCTGTCGCTTCTTGTGGAAAATCCCTCCGCGCTCCGGCATCTCATCCGCCTCTTTTCGGCCGGCCCGTGGATTTTGTCCTTTGTGTCCAAAAACCCCGCGCTTCTGGACGAGCTTCTGGACCCCCGGACCCTTTACTCGCCCCCGGACCGGACCGGTCTGAAACAAAGGATGGACTCTGTGGCCGGCGCCCTGGACCCGGATGATCTGGAGCGCCAGATGGAGACCCTGGCCATTTTCAGGCAGGTGAACATGCTTCGGGTGGCGGCGGCCGACATCTCAGGGGCCATCCCCCTTATGAAGGTCAGCGATCATCTTTCCCACATCGCCGGGGCGATTTTGGAGCAGGCGCTGGCGCTTTGCCGCGACCGCCTTGAAAAAAAACACGGCCGGCCCTCCTGGTCAGACAAAAATCCCCGCCCGGACCGGGGATTCGCCGTGATCGCCTACGGCAAGCTCGGAGGCCTGGAGCTGGGATACGCCTCGGACATCGACCTGGTTTTCCTTCATTGCGCCGAGCCCGGGGAAACCGGCGGCCCGGACCGCCCCATGGACAACGCCCAGTTCTTCGCCCGCCTGGGCCAGCG
This genomic interval from Candidatus Desulfarcum epimagneticum contains the following:
- the glnE gene encoding Glutamine synthetase adenylyl-L-tyrosine phosphorylase / Glutamine synthetase adenylyl transferase, which produces MTPDSSSIPGDPGGLFPGEADADFQKEAEKVSSFSDFVSGYMARSPKAFSRLVKSGDLHAPYPPGEYEKRLSALLPGSQDPPIAFPDLQRLLRQFRNREMVRIAWRDLSDRADLFETMRGLSDLADACLDLPLSLLTRDLSAKWGTPVSADKTPQGMVVLGMGKLGGRELNFSSDIDLIFAHPEPGRTSGGEKTIENEEFFNRLATLLTRALGEKTPDGFVFRIDLRLRPHGESGPMVMSFGAMEDYYQRHGREWERYAMIKARVAAGDKIAGRRLMDTLKPFVFRRYLDFGAFESLRDMKHMISLDVKRKKMAANIKLGPGGIREVEFFGQVFQLIRGGISPDLQDRSILNVLSVLEKKGLIPAKVREELHRAYVFLRMTENRLQEFSDLKVHDLPRDPSGRKRLAASLGFSEWDVFESALGEKMADVHHHFSRLLTPEDEKKDTDPGLDALKSVWRRPGDDSAAGAALKAAGYPDPGAVLDRLKGLKGSAATRSLGSGARKLLDRLVPAALKETSTAPDPSSAAVRILDFIHAIERRACYLSLLVENPSALRHLIRLFSAGPWILSFVSKNPALLDELLDPRTLYSPPDRTGLKQRMDSVAGALDPDDLERQMETLAIFRQVNMLRVAAADISGAIPLMKVSDHLSHIAGAILEQALALCRDRLEKKHGRPSWSDKNPRPDRGFAVIAYGKLGGLELGYASDIDLVFLHCAEPGETGGPDRPMDNAQFFARLGQRIITMLTSRTAAGNIYEIDMRLRPSGSAGALVSHIDAFREYHLNRAWTWEAQAMVRARAICGDPELMDRFSEIRKEALCRPRRTADLRREVADMRERMRQTRIKKKDGHFDIKQGEGALVDIEFIVQFLTLLKAREKPGLAAFTDNVRLIGALMETRVISPNAAHSLRHACLAFRSLIHRLNLREAPGLLPEERFQPMRQRVRRVWNAVFGPSGP